The Salvelinus namaycush isolate Seneca chromosome 38, SaNama_1.0, whole genome shotgun sequence genome includes a window with the following:
- the LOC120031856 gene encoding uncharacterized protein LOC120031856 translates to MTLIMRFLWILMFLIQESRGQVTVTQTPTVETVLPGQTVSLNCKTSSNVYGNCYNGQSSGHQCLSWYQQKPGEKPKLMMLPGNTLHSGTPSRFSGGGSGSDFTLTVSGVQAEDAGDYYCQSYHSGNVFTQTPSITSALSTSQITNNPWGDSREQQVKQETGDLSFMTTEPTTTMTFITIFIWIFAFCLQESRGQYILTQTPAVKAVSVGLSVSLSCKTSSAVYSNSNGHYLAWYQQKPGGAPKLLIYLAKTLQSGTPSRFSGSGSGSDFTLTISAVQAEDAGDYYCQSEHSGGVFTQ, encoded by the exons ATGACTTTGATTATGAGATTCTTGTGGATATTGATGTTCTTAATTCAGG AATCCAGAGGACAGGTCACTGTGACTCAGACTCCTACAGTGGAAACTGTTCTCCCaggacagacagtctctctgaactgtaaaacCAGCAGTAATGTGTATGGTAATTGTTACAATGGTCAGTCATCGGGCCATCAGTGTCTATCCTGGTACCAACAGAAACCAGGAGAAAAACCCAAACTCATGATGCTTCCAGGGAACACACTCCATTCTGGGACTCCATCTAGATTCAGTGGCGGTGGATCTGGGAGTGACTTCACTCTGACCGTCAGTGGAGTCCAGGCTGAAGATGCAGGAGATTACTACTGTCAGAGTTACCACAGTGGTAATGTGTTCACACA GACCCCCTCCATCACCTCTGCCCTGTCCACCTCCCAGATCACCAACAACCCCTGGGGGGA TTCCAGAGAGCAGCAGGTGAAGCAGGAGACTGGAGAC CTGTCCTTCATGACAACAGAACCCACAACAACCATGACTTTTATCACCATTTTCATCTGGATATTTGCCTTCTGTCTCCAAG AGTCAAGAGGCCAGTACATTTTGACTCAGACCCCCGCAGTGAAAGCTGTTTCAGTGGgtctctcagtcagtctcagCTGTAAGACCAGCAGCGCAGTATACAGTAACAGCAATGGACACTATTTGGCCTGGTACCAACAGAAACCTGGAGGAGCTCCTAAACTCCTAATATACTTAGCTAAAACCCTTCAGTCTGGGACTCCATCTAGATTCAGTGGCAGTGGATCTGGGAGTGacttcactctgaccatcagTGCAGTTCAGGCTGAAGATGCAGGAGATTACTACTGTCAGAGTGAACACAGTGGTGGAGTGTTCACACAGTGA